A genomic stretch from Bifidobacterium sp. ESL0769 includes:
- a CDS encoding metallophosphoesterase: MTEQTHGTHGLSSKPRIQPVQEGDTRPVSVSVRLGRLQFHDSGKFRVLVLADIQDGPKVNKDTIKLIEAAVDSSRPDIVIFSGNQIAGYDKAYAKTFRKRTWTPQKWSMGTAATNQRNTELEHTRELARQEISQFLAPLIERHVPWAVTYGNHDFQCGLSNAELDEIYREFPGCLNPEPPIKRSDRPRKQPGSGLPDQYIYPCEAGTFVLPVSEDHKSDNVLGLVIFNSGDYGKLGGYGAPSQRALDFLKVAPKLVGAKSIVFQHIPVPQYYDLLKEVPATAAHAVEGYRTFAGHNYVIDKSKTLPGSFLGEGVSCPDTDTGEFDILKSTDGYFALLAGHDHRNRFAGTTDDLTLFATPTCGFGSYGPAPTQRAARLLEFDIRHPYEPRTQLLEFGDLVGKSSSNKVYTYSLNGAPDAAKEGTNLLRRPRLLAQILRKMHLKK; this comes from the coding sequence ATGACTGAGCAGACACACGGAACGCATGGTCTTTCTTCTAAACCGAGGATTCAACCCGTACAGGAGGGCGACACCCGGCCTGTTTCCGTCTCGGTGCGTCTCGGCCGCCTGCAGTTCCACGATTCCGGTAAGTTCCGGGTCCTGGTCTTGGCAGACATACAGGACGGCCCGAAGGTCAACAAAGACACCATCAAACTCATCGAGGCCGCGGTCGACAGTTCCCGTCCCGATATCGTCATTTTCTCCGGCAACCAGATCGCCGGTTACGACAAGGCGTACGCCAAAACGTTCCGCAAACGCACGTGGACGCCGCAGAAATGGTCGATGGGCACTGCGGCAACTAACCAGCGCAACACCGAACTTGAGCACACCCGCGAGCTTGCGCGGCAGGAAATCTCGCAGTTCCTTGCCCCGCTGATTGAGCGCCACGTTCCGTGGGCCGTGACCTACGGCAATCACGATTTCCAGTGCGGGCTCTCCAACGCTGAACTCGATGAGATCTATCGCGAATTTCCCGGTTGTCTGAACCCGGAACCGCCCATCAAGCGTTCCGACCGGCCTCGCAAGCAGCCTGGCAGCGGCCTGCCGGACCAGTACATCTATCCTTGCGAGGCGGGCACATTCGTGCTTCCTGTCAGCGAGGACCACAAAAGCGACAACGTGCTCGGCCTGGTGATTTTCAATTCCGGCGATTACGGCAAGCTCGGCGGCTATGGCGCGCCCAGCCAGCGCGCGCTTGACTTCCTGAAAGTGGCCCCGAAGCTGGTCGGTGCCAAGTCGATCGTCTTCCAACATATTCCGGTGCCGCAATATTACGATCTGCTCAAGGAGGTGCCGGCCACCGCCGCGCATGCCGTGGAGGGTTATCGCACGTTCGCAGGCCACAATTACGTCATCGACAAGTCCAAGACGCTGCCTGGTAGCTTCCTGGGGGAGGGCGTCAGCTGCCCCGACACCGATACCGGCGAGTTCGACATTCTGAAGTCGACGGACGGTTATTTCGCGCTGCTGGCCGGTCACGACCACCGCAACCGTTTTGCCGGCACCACTGATGACCTGACGCTTTTCGCCACGCCCACCTGCGGGTTCGGTTCCTACGGCCCGGCTCCGACCCAGCGTGCCGCACGGCTTCTCGAGTTCGACATCCGTCACCCTTATGAGCCGCGCACCCAGCTGCTCGAGTTCGGCGATTTGGTCGGCAAATCGAGTTCCAACAAGGTTTACACATACTCCCTCAACGGCGCTCCCGATGCCGCCAAAGAGGGTACGAACCTCCTGCGTCGCCCGCGTCTGCTTGCCCAGATTCTGCGCAAGATGCATCTGAAGAAATAG